A genomic stretch from Arachis stenosperma cultivar V10309 chromosome 3, arast.V10309.gnm1.PFL2, whole genome shotgun sequence includes:
- the LOC130968319 gene encoding uncharacterized protein LOC130968319, with amino-acid sequence MSQSGGGSHSLAFRVMRLCRPSFNVDPPLRLHPSDLFVGEDIFDDPLAASSLPPLLSPATSSPSPDPNYRYRFLLHHSSDAMGLSALLVLPQSFGAIYLGETFCSYISINNSSTFEVRDVIIKAEIQTERQRILLLDTSKSPVETIRAGGRYDFIVEHDVKELGPHTLVCTALYNDGDGERKYLPQFFKFIVANPLSVRTKVRVIKETTFLEACIENHTKSNLFMDQVDFEPAQNYTSATLKGDGHHSERESLIRETFKPPILIRSGGGIYNYLYQLKSSADNSAQLKVEGSNVLGKLQITWRTNLGEPGRLQTQQILGTPTTKKEIELQVVEVPSIINLQRPFVLKLSLTNQIDREIGPFEVSLSDNGSYVERAVMINGLQSMVVPQVEALGSTELHLNLIATKTGIQRISGITVFDSKEMKSYEPLPDLEIFVNMD; translated from the exons ATGAGTCAAAGCGGAGGTGGATCTCACTCGCTGGCGTTTCGCGTTATGAGGCTATGCCGGCCTTCCTTCAACGTCGACCCTCCCCTCCGCCTCCACCCCTCCGACCTCTTCGTCGGCGAGGACATCTTCGACGATCCCCTCGCCGCCTCTTCCCTCCCCCCTCTTCTCTCCCCCGCCACCTCCTCCCCTTCCCCCGACCCCAACTACCGCTACCGCTTCCTTCTCCACCACTCCTCCGACGCCATGGGCCTCTCCGCCCTCCTCGTCCTCCCTCAGTCCTTCGG TGCCATTTACTTAGGAGAGACATTCTGCAGCTACATCAGTATTAACAACAGCTCCACTTTTGAAGTCCGTGACGTTATTATCAAG GCTGAGATTCAAACAGAGAGACAGAGGATTCTTCTTTTGGACACATCAAAATCTCCAGTTGAAACGATACGTGCCGGTGGCCGTTATGATTTTATAGTGGAACATGATGTCAAGGAGCTTGGACCTCACAC GCTGGTCTGCACCGCATTGTACAACGACGGTGATGGTGAGCGTAAATACCTTCCCCAATTCTTCAAGTTCATTGTTGCTAACCCACTATCTGTGAGGACGAAG GTCCGTGTTATCAAG GAAACTACCTTTCTGGAAGCTTGTATTGAAAACCATACAAAGTCAAACCTTTTCATGGACCAAGTCGATTTCGAACCTGCACAGAATTATACTTCGGCAACTCTTAAAGGTGATGGGCATCATTCTGAGAGAGAAAGTCTTATAAG AGAGACATTTAAGCCTCCAATATTGATTAGATCTGGTGGAGGAATTTACAACTATCTCTATCAATTAAAATCATCAGCAGACAATTCTGCTCAATTAAAGGTTGAGGGAAGTAATGTTCTTGGTAAGCTCCAGATAACATGGAGAACAAATTTGGGGGAACCTGGTCGCCTGCAGACCCAGCAGATATTGGGGACT CCAACAACAAAGAAGGAGATCGAGTTGCAGGTTGTGGAGGTTCCGTCTATCATTAACCTTCAAAGACCATTTGTG CTAAAACTGAGCCTTACAAACCAAATAGATAGAGAGATAGGCCCATTTGAAGTAAGCTTATCTGACAATGGATCATATGTAGAGAGAGCTGTCATGATTAATGGCCTTCAATCAATG GTTGTACCACAGGTTGAGGCTTTAGGATCCACAGAGCTCCACCTG AATCTCATAGCTACTAAAACTGGAATTCAGAGAATTTCAGGCATTACAGTGTTTGACTCTAAGGAGATGAAATCTTATGAACCACTCCCTGATTTAGAG ATTTTTGTGAACATGGATTAA